In Lolium rigidum isolate FL_2022 chromosome 3, APGP_CSIRO_Lrig_0.1, whole genome shotgun sequence, the genomic window gtgttggCATCGACGAGTGGTGGAGGAATGAGCAGTTCTGGGTCATCGGAGGCATTTCTGCACATCTGTTTGCTGTCTTCCAGGGCCTCTTGAAGGTACTTGCTGGCATCGACACCAGCTTCACTGTGACTTCGAAGGCATCCGATGAAGATAATGATTTCGCCGAGCTCTACATGTTCAAGTGGACAACTCTGCTGATCCCACCAACTACTATTTTGATCATCAACCTAGTTGGTGTTGTGGCCGGCACCTCCTACGCGATCAACAGCGGTTACCAGTCATGGGGGCCGCTCTTTGGGAAGCTCTTCTTCGCCTTCTGGGTGATTATCCACTTGTACCCATTCCTCAAAGGGCTCATGGGCCGTCAGAACCGCACACCAACCATTGTTGTCGTCTGGGCCATCCTCCTCGCATCCATCTTCTCGTTGCTGTGGGTTCGTATCGATCCGTTCACCACCCGAGTCACTGGCCCAGATATCCAGACGTGTGGCATCAACTGCTAGGATAGTGGATGATGTTAGGAACAGAATTGCCACCCATTCTGCTGTAAGATATTAGCGGGTGACTAGTTATTCAGATGGTTAGAGTGTTGCTCGATATGTAGTACTTGTGTACCAAGTTAAACGCTCATATGCTTGGAATTTGATCATCGGGTTGCGTATCATGCATCTGTGTTTAGTACTATCAATATGTATATTTGGAGCCTTGATTGAAAACACTAATGCTGAAGTATGTAGCTACGTGTTATAAAATTAACAGCCTGCTAACTTAGCGCTTGCTTAAATTTTCTTTCTGGGAATCAACTCTTGCTTTTGGCCTTTCACGTTCTGATATTAGCACAACGTTTATAACACCGTACAGCCATTAGCCAGGGTCATCAAGTCCTACCTTCCTACCTGCTAAACCCATACTTTTTGTTGTTATATTGAGTAAGCTGAAGTTGACAGCCGTCCTACATGGTTTTGTGACAGAATTTTATTATATAGGTAATAATGTCTCTTGGGCAGCCAAGATACTCAGCCGAGTCGAGTGTGTAGAGGCCATCTGTTCCAAAACATATATTTTTTAGAAGAATGTGCTGGAAACATTTTGACAAATACACTATTATTCACATTATATTGCAGTTTCCAAGTAAAACATACAGGAGGGTTTTCATCATGTATGCACAAGTATGACTAGCTGTTTTGAAATATCTGTACATTATTTATACGTGTCACAGAAACCTTGTCAATCCTCATAACCCTTCATAGTTTATGGCTTCACATGGTTTTGGATTTAACAGTTCCTGCTTTACTTCATTTTGCGTATTGGCAGGTGCTCTGGGTGTCACCCTTGGGGCCCTCCATTTTCAGATACGCCATTTGCGAATTAAGAGTATATGTATCGTGAGATATGCAGCTATATTTATTCGCAAATCAGAGTAGCTAATATTTATAGTTTTGTGATATAATTTTTTATATCACAGATTATGTATTTTGGGCAGCCATGACACTCAGCCGGGCAAGTGCATACATAATTATTTTAGAAGAATGTGATTGGAAACATTTTGACAAATACACTATTATTCACATTATATTGCTATTTTCTAGTACACCATCCAAGATGGTTTGCAATATGTATGCACAAGTATGACTAGCTGTCTTGGACTTTCTATACATCATTTGTACATGTGTAGAGAAAAACTTGTCAATTCTGAATACCCTCCTTAGTTTTTGGTTTCACAGGGTTGTGGAATAACAGTTCCCGCCTTTCGCCATTTTGCGTTCTGGCAGGTGCTTTGGGTTTCCCCTTTGTCACCCTGCATTTTCAGGTCGATGTTCTCCAAGACAATGTCAGAGCAGGAGTCATCATTGCTGCAGCTAAGCTTGATAGCATCTTTGGAAATGGTTGTCCCTCTTATGTTCTTGAACACCACATTGCTAACCTCCACTGCCGATTGTTGCTTCTTGCATGGCGTAGTCGAGTCACAGTAGTTCTGGTCAATAATGATGGGGTTTTGCACATTGTCCATGATAATGTTTTGGAAGGTGATATCCTTGGCGTATCCGCTTCCTCCCTGCCATGTCTTGATCCGAGCACCATTGGTAGTTCCATATAATTGTACGGAGTCAATTAGAATACCAGAAACCTCAGCTCTTGAGTTGTCATCTCCTAAGCTTCCGATGCTGATCCCATGCCCCGGACCGCACACAACTTTGGTGACATGAAGGTTATGAGTTCCGTCCTCAATCGACATGCAATCATCCCCGGTCTTGATGATGCAATCCGTAACTTGCACATCCTTGCTACGGGCTATGTGGATGCCATCAGTGTTCGGGCTCGTGCCAGGAGCCGTGATGGACAGGCGAGCCAATTGCACATCATTGCAATCCTCAACAGATATATGGATTTGTTGGCTGTTGACAATTTTCAGGTTCTCCACCTTCAAACTATCGCAACGGTGAAACGTGAAAGCCGTTGGAGCCATTGTGCATGGCAAAGCCCTGTTGGTCTTGCAGGAGTTCTTCCACCAGTCATCCCCGTTGCCATTGATCGTGCCGCCACCTGTGACGGTGAGCCTGGAGACGCCTTGGATCATGATCCAGTGACCTCTGTTGTCCTCGCTCCATGCCGACCTGCTAGGTGGAGCCACGAGCGTGCCCTTCACCATGAAGACGATGCTGGACTTGCACGGGCCAGATAGGGTGATGGAGTTAAGCAGGTAGCTCTTTCCCTTGGGAACGAGCAGCACGGCGGGGCGGGACGAGGAGCACGCCGCGTTCCACGCCTTGGCCAGTGCTTGCGTGTCGTCATGCTTCCCGTCACCATGGGCGCCGAAGTTGTCGAGGCTGAAGGTGTTGTGTTGAGTTTCGTTTGGCGGGCTGGCATTGCTCACGGTGGCCGTAGCGTTGCACAGCAAGATCATCACGAGAGCCGCCATGGACAAGACGAGCACGCTCGACGCCATTTGAGAGAGTATACGCAAATCAGAGCCGGAACAGGTTTGTAGCGTGGTGTTTTGAAGTATAGGAATCGTAGATGAGATGGAGAAGGAGGGTCACGGGCGAGGGGTATTTATAGGAGAGGAAAACGGCCGGCACACATATGCGTGTGAGAAGCTTTGGCAAGAGTTAGGCGCGTGTGTGTGCTTGTGGTGTGGAGTG contains:
- the LOC124700709 gene encoding polygalacturonase-like, coding for MASSVLVLSMAALVMILLCNATATVSNASPPNETQHNTFSLDNFGAHGDGKHDDTQALAKAWNAACSSSRPAVLLVPKGKSYLLNSITLSGPCKSSIVFMVKGTLVAPPSRSAWSEDNRGHWIMIQGVSRLTVTGGGTINGNGDDWWKNSCKTNRALPCTMAPTAFTFHRCDSLKVENLKIVNSQQIHISVEDCNDVQLARLSITAPGTSPNTDGIHIARSKDVQVTDCIIKTGDDCMSIEDGTHNLHVTKVVCGPGHGISIGSLGDDNSRAEVSGILIDSVQLYGTTNGARIKTWQGGSGYAKDITFQNIIMDNVQNPIIIDQNYCDSTTPCKKQQSAVEVSNVVFKNIRGTTISKDAIKLSCSNDDSCSDIVLENIDLKMQGDKGETQSTCQNAKWRKAGTVIPQPCETKN